A part of Drosophila ananassae strain 14024-0371.13 chromosome 2R, ASM1763931v2, whole genome shotgun sequence genomic DNA contains:
- the LOC6506633 gene encoding probable 4-coumarate--CoA ligase 3, whose protein sequence is MVQQLTTKKPADAQKQDPSSLQKPVPLKSNYNAKLKIWSGAPIQNRFGKDLSIGELIFKEMERNPELIAQISATEETVLTRRELQQNAMRVTSYLRRENIGQQDIVGLMARHTTHMAAVAYGCFFNGTPVHCLHKSYELATIDKLYGLTRPKIVFCDGDEYEKVKTATAGLDLKIITLRNHKPGSIPIQTILETPIEDNFQPTRLELGNDQTLAILCSSGTTGTPKAVTISNSHLIIPTDVKIASSTVQYTYSTLDWISGLIMILMAGAFSTTSIVADNEFDPGFVCHLIEKYKVALLFASSPHAAKLGNSKEFESADLSSLKYFFYGGANCSLDVQQRIRHRIGRNILHFGYGITELNASIGINFNYDGKPNSVGRPLSGVQVKVLAKDGSLRGPNEVGELCVYNGQHWSGYYGNPEESASVKDADQWLHTGDLGYLDEDGYIFIVDRIKDMLKYQNHMYYPSDIEKVIAEIPDVVEACVFGIFRAENGDEAAASVLLKEGSTLQAQDVVDFVERHIEAKYKQLNGGALIVEDLMRSANGKTNRRATKAHFLKVTNTREDK, encoded by the exons ATGGTTCAACAGCTAACAACCAAGAAGCCAGCGGATGCCCAGAAGCAGGATCCTTCCAGCCTTCAAAAGCCGGTTCCATTGAAAAGCAACTACAATGCCAAACTTAAGATCTGGAGTGGGGCTCCCATACAGAACAGATTTGGGAAAGACTTATCCATCGGGGAGCTAATCTTCAAGGAAATGGAACGTAATCCAGAACTCATTGCTCAG ATCTCGGCCACTGAAGAAACAGTTTTGACTCGCAGAGAACTGCAACAAAATGCCATGCGGGTAACCAGCTACTTGCGAAGAGAAAATATAGGACAACAGGACATTGTGGGCCTTATGGCCAGGCACACAACCCACATGGCGGCCGTGGCCTATGGGTGCTTCTTCAACGGCACTCCGGTCCACTGTCTGCACAAGTCCTATGAACTGGCAACCATTGACAAGCTATACGGCCTGACCCGCCCAAAGATTGTCTTCTGCGATGGCGATGAGTATGAAAAAGTTAAGACGGCTACTGCCGGTCTAGATTTAAAAATCATCACCCTGCGGAACCACAAACCAGGATCTATTCCGATTCAGACCATTCTGGAGACCCCCATAGAGGATAATTTCCAGCCTACTCGCCTGGAGCTGGGAAATGATCAGACCTTGGCCATTTTGTGCTCATCGGGGACCACAGGAACTCCCAAGGCAGTTACCATCAGCAACTCTCATCTGATCATTCCCACCGATGT aaaaattgcCAGCTCTACTGTTCAGTATACCTACAGTACTTTGGACTGGATTTCTGGCCTTATTATGATTCTTATGGCTGGAGCCTTCAGCACCACAAGTATCGTGGCAGATAACGAGTTCGATCCGGGTTTTGTGTGCCACCTGATTGAGAAGTACAAGGTGGCTTTGTTGTTTGCCAGCTCGCCACATGCCGCCAAGCTGGGCAACAGCAAGGAGTTCGAGTCCGCCGACCTGTCCAGTCTGAAGTACTTCTTCTACGGTGGTGCCAACTGCTCCCTGGATGTGCAGCAACGCATCCGCCATCGAATCGGCCGCAATATCCTGCATTTTGGATACGGGATCACAGAGCTGAATGCCAGCATTGGCATTAACTTCAACTATGACGGAAAGCCGAACTCTGTGGGTCGTCCTTTGTCGGGAGTCCAGGTAAAAGTGCTCGCCAAGGATGGTAGTCTTCGTGGTCCCAACGAGGTGGGGGAACTCTGTGTGTACAATGGCCAGCACTGGTCGGGATATTACGGCAATCCTGAGGAATCCGCCTCGGTAAAGGATGCCGACCAGTGGTTACACACTGGAGATCTGGGCTATCTGGACGAGGACGGCTATATATTCATTGTCGACCGCATCAAGGACATGCTGAAGTACCAAAACCACATGTACTATCCCAGTGACATCGAAAAGGTCATTGCCGAGATTCCGGATGTGGTCGAGGCCTGTGTTTTTGGCATATTCAGGGCGGAAAATGGAGACGAAGCCGCTGCCTCGGTGCTCCTTAAGGAAGGTAGCACCCTGCAGGCCCAGGATGTGGTGGACTTCGTGGAGAGACACATCGAAGCCAAGTACAAGCAACTGAATGGAGGGGCTCTGATTGTGGAGGATCTCATGCGAAGTGCCAATGGCAAAACGAATCGAAGGGCCACAAAGGCACACTTTCTAAAAGTTACCAATACCAGGGAGGATAAGTGA
- the LOC6506634 gene encoding proline-rich protein 36 yields the protein MNLLMDSLPPHANPGQRRSTPPQHAELRITTSPPQHQQQNQVAANNNNETPTSPPGGKTTLKRSFDVAFLMMPDERIKQKQAEKQARLQEALQQHHQHQHQQQQQLNHYPTDLSPRGCAASQPPSPAALEYISLLEARNRYPQLSIRSPRVYDDPSVIIPLVDSPEAPTNASPPPPMRSAFTKVASSSLSTASSSPSTTSRLESPVDVGAPPLSPDQLSCHSMSPPLVTPPPRTNSGGQQQPQQPPPANPIVYHNFRPEYQFNGAFQAVNPMQALQAQQRLKQQLLYTRPAGNPNVGAPGGNAGGAGNPSSPPAGPPPEFLHAAYPGFAPPPHPFAVAQPLQNPAAAAILSTLIPPTLASTFTLTAQNVCAKCNISFRMTSDLVYHMRSHHKSEVACDPNRRKREEKLRCPVCQETFRERHHLTRHMTAHQDKASDHQPQLEDTNSSAAGDNEIINVVGGGSTPPGRRMGGMPK from the coding sequence ATGAATCTGTTGATGGATAGCCTGCCGCCGCACGCGAATCCTGGCCAGCGTCGCTCCACGCCACCGCAGCATGCCGAGCTAAGGATCACCACATCCCCGCcacagcaccagcagcaaaACCAAGTGGCAgctaacaacaacaatgagaCTCCCACATCGCCACCTGGTGGCAAGACCACCTTGAAAAGATCCTTCGATGTGGCCTTTCTCATGATGCCCGACGAAAGGATCAAGCAGAAGCAGGCCGAGAAACAGGCCCGTCTCCAGGAGGCACTGCAGCAACatcaccagcaccagcaccaacagcaacagcagttgAATCACTACCCCACGGACCTATCCCCCCGAGGATGCGCCGCCTCGCAGCCACCATCGCCGGCTGCCTTGGAGTACATCAGCCTGCTGGAGGCGAGGAATCGCTATCCACAGCTTAGTATTCGGTCGCCCAGGGTCTATGACGATCCCAGTGTAATAATTCCCTTGGTGGATTCTCCAGAGGCCCCGACCAACGCCTCGCCACCGCCACCGATGCGGAGTGCCTTCACCAAGGTAGCCTCCTCATCGCTGTCCACTGCTTCCTCGTCGCCGTCGACCACATCGCGTTTGGAGTCGCCCGTGGACGTGGGTGCTCCACCCCTGAGCCCAGACCAGCTCAGCTGCCACTCGATGAGTCCGCCGTTGGTCACTCCGCCGCCCAGGACAAATAGTGGCGGCCAGCAGCAGCCCCAACAGCCGCCACCTGCCAATCCCATCGTTTACCACAACTTTCGACCGGAATATCAGTTCAACGGAGCCTTCCAGGCCGTGAATCCCATGCAGGCTCTCCAGGCACAACAGCGACTGAAGCAGCAGCTCCTCTACACACGTCCTGCTGGCAATCCCAATGTCGGAGCTCCAGGTGGAAATGCCGGAGGAGCTGGCAATCCATCGTCCCCTCCAGCAGGTCCGCCGCCGGAGTTTCTGCACGCCGCCTATCCGGGATTCGCTCCGCCACCGCATCCCTTCGCCGTGGCCCAGCCACTACAGAATCCGGCAGCCGCCGCCATACTGTCCACCCTGATTCCACCCACCTTGGCCTCCACCTTCACTCTGACCGCCCAGAACGTGTGCGCCAAGTGCAACATCAGCTTCCGGATGACCAGCGACCTGGTCTACCACATGCGGTCGCACCACAAAAGCGAGGTGGCCTGCGATCCCAATCGCCGCAAGCGCGAGGAGAAGCTGCGATGTCCCGTTTGCCAGGAGACCTTCCGGGAGCGGCACCATCTCACACGGCACATGACCGCTCACCAGGACAAGGCCAGCGATCACCAGCCCCAGCTGGAGGACACCAACTCCTCCGCTGCCGGCGACAACGAGATCATCAATGTGGTGGGTGGAGGATCCACTCCGCCAGGACGTCGTATGGGCGGTATGCCGAAATGA